One window from the genome of Methanobacterium sp. encodes:
- a CDS encoding GXGXG domain-containing protein has product MREIEIDANSMVPRDLNRAVKQAAKEYDRIIIKNPNAMHYMVAGLTDNTEIVIDGSAGYFAGTMIDGAKIHITGNAGWFPADNMTDGEVIIDGAAGDGVGQGIYGGTVVVRRNVGSRTGEIMKNGTIIIGGNSGFMSGLFMMGGRIIILGDISDDAGESIIRGTIYVLGNIKSLGKNAKIEEIDEDDKRELQELLPSYGFELDNEKYNNFKKIVPRSKRPFYGSKESEEG; this is encoded by the coding sequence ATGCGGGAAATAGAGATTGATGCTAATTCAATGGTTCCAAGGGACCTGAATCGCGCAGTAAAACAAGCTGCCAAAGAATATGACCGGATCATTATTAAAAACCCAAATGCAATGCATTACATGGTTGCAGGGCTTACTGATAACACCGAAATTGTGATTGACGGTTCTGCTGGTTATTTTGCAGGTACAATGATAGATGGTGCCAAAATACACATAACTGGAAATGCAGGGTGGTTTCCAGCAGATAATATGACCGATGGAGAAGTTATAATAGATGGTGCAGCCGGAGATGGTGTTGGACAGGGAATATATGGCGGTACTGTCGTTGTAAGGAGAAATGTTGGTTCCAGAACTGGAGAAATAATGAAAAACGGGACAATCATAATAGGTGGAAACTCCGGATTTATGAGCGGGCTTTTCATGATGGGTGGACGAATAATCATACTTGGAGATATATCAGACGATGCCGGCGAATCAATTATAAGGGGAACCATATATGTCCTTGGAAACATTAAAAGTCTCGGTAAAAATGCTAAAATTGAAGAAATAGATGAAGATGATAAAAGGGAACTTCAAGAGCTATTACCATCATATGGGTTTGAACTTGATAATGAAAAATATAATAATTTCAAAAAAATAGTTCCAAGAAGTAAAAGACCTTTCTATGGTAGTAAAGAGTCAGAGGAAGGGTAA
- a CDS encoding glutamine amidotransferase, with translation MCGIAGVVFKDRKLHPVGDIMTRMLDALQHRGPDSAGFSIYGGLGLAEHEYLLNIEVKERSGLLEQVKEAVNSVTPIKKEEIIPSVENYNIYRCKIALNSFDELKPLIMDIDKIEDVIVLNGSHSFEMIKDVGSVKEIADRYDTYSKMGTHAIGHTRFSTESIVDRYHAHPFQSYITPDITVVHNGQITNYWKIRDPLERKGHIFETNNDTECIVHYIADKLHEGYKLEEALEQSVKDMDGPYSYIVGTPNGVGIAKDQLGLRPGVLAENDEVFAIASEEVSLRAVMDTHDIDQISPGETRAYTI, from the coding sequence TTGTGCGGAATAGCGGGAGTCGTATTTAAAGACAGGAAACTTCACCCTGTAGGAGACATCATGACCAGAATGCTTGATGCCCTGCAACACAGAGGACCAGATTCTGCAGGCTTTTCCATATACGGTGGCCTTGGTTTAGCAGAACACGAATATCTATTAAATATAGAAGTAAAAGAAAGATCAGGTCTTCTAGAACAGGTTAAAGAAGCTGTAAATTCAGTTACACCAATTAAAAAGGAAGAAATAATCCCATCAGTGGAAAATTACAATATTTACAGATGTAAAATAGCTTTAAATTCATTTGATGAACTTAAACCATTAATAATGGATATTGATAAAATAGAAGATGTAATTGTGCTTAATGGAAGTCATTCATTTGAAATGATAAAAGATGTCGGTTCTGTAAAAGAAATTGCAGACAGATATGATACTTATTCAAAAATGGGAACCCATGCAATTGGACATACAAGATTTTCAACTGAAAGTATAGTGGATCGTTATCATGCACACCCATTCCAGAGTTATATCACCCCAGACATAACTGTAGTGCACAACGGCCAGATTACTAATTACTGGAAAATAAGAGACCCTTTGGAGAGAAAAGGACATATTTTCGAGACAAATAACGATACCGAATGCATAGTTCATTATATAGCAGATAAACTACATGAAGGCTACAAACTGGAAGAAGCTCTCGAACAATCAGTAAAAGATATGGATGGACCATATTCATACATTGTAGGGACTCCAAATGGAGTTGGAATAGCTAAAGATCAGTTAGGACTTAGACCTGGTGTTCTTGCCGAAAATGATGAAGTTTTCGCCATAGCTTCTGAAGAGGTTTCTCTCCGTGCAGTTATGGATACTCATGACATAGATCAAATATCGCCGGGAGAAACAAGGGCATACACAATTTAA
- the pdxT gene encoding pyridoxal 5'-phosphate synthase glutaminase subunit PdxT, whose protein sequence is MAIIGILNLQGDISEHFEITKQALKEMNLKAEVLKVKTVEDVSKCDAIIISGGESTVIGKLMKKTGIDKQIVDKKIPVMGTCAGMVLLAKNTDYEQPLLGLIDMEVKRNAFGRQKVSFEDEIEIFGDKFEGVFIRAPYIKKVGENVDILSKYNEKIIAVKSGKYIATAFHPELTGDARIHMYFIKEALNCAE, encoded by the coding sequence ATGGCAATAATTGGCATTTTAAACTTACAGGGAGATATTTCTGAACATTTTGAAATCACCAAACAGGCATTAAAAGAGATGAATCTCAAAGCCGAGGTTTTAAAGGTAAAAACCGTCGAAGATGTTTCAAAATGTGATGCAATAATCATTTCAGGTGGAGAAAGCACAGTTATAGGAAAACTAATGAAGAAAACAGGTATTGATAAACAAATAGTTGATAAAAAAATCCCTGTAATGGGAACATGTGCAGGAATGGTTCTTCTTGCCAAAAATACCGATTATGAACAACCTTTACTCGGATTAATTGATATGGAAGTTAAAAGAAACGCTTTTGGAAGGCAAAAAGTGTCATTTGAGGACGAAATAGAAATATTTGGCGATAAATTTGAAGGAGTTTTTATAAGAGCACCCTACATTAAAAAAGTAGGGGAAAATGTAGATATACTCTCAAAATATAATGAAAAAATTATTGCAGTAAAAAGTGGAAAGTATATCGCCACGGCATTCCATCCAGAGCTTACAGGCGATGCACGGATCCACATGTACTTCATAAAGGAGGCATTAAATTGTGCGGAATAG
- a CDS encoding malate dehydrogenase: protein MKVSIIGASGHVGRAAAFCLAEENSVNKLVLISREKSLDVLEGESLDIYDALAAKSVDISINTTSDLKKLHNSDAVVLSAGVSRKPGMERTDLGEANARIVAEYSKSIARYAPDSIILVVTNPVDVMTYIALKFSGFKKNKVIGLGNHLDSLRFKNYMARHFKVHVSEIHTRIIGQHGPHMVPLISSTSIGGIPLEYYSAFDYFSGYKPFNLEKTIGKVKNAGSYIIGKKGATEYGPAFAISNIITTILNDERKILTVSAYLEGEIEGINDVCLGVPVKLGIDGIEGILPIKMSDEERKAFLKAAEEVKKNTEVIKNYLEE from the coding sequence TTGAAGGTTAGTATAATAGGCGCGTCAGGACATGTTGGAAGAGCTGCAGCATTTTGTTTAGCAGAAGAAAATTCAGTTAATAAATTAGTACTTATATCAAGAGAAAAAAGCCTGGATGTACTTGAAGGAGAATCTCTTGACATATATGATGCTTTAGCTGCAAAATCAGTTGATATTTCAATAAATACCACTTCAGATTTAAAAAAACTACATAATTCAGATGCGGTTGTTTTAAGCGCTGGTGTATCCAGAAAACCGGGAATGGAAAGAACAGATCTTGGAGAAGCCAATGCTAGAATAGTCGCGGAATATTCTAAATCCATCGCAAGATATGCGCCTGATTCTATAATTTTAGTTGTAACCAATCCTGTTGACGTTATGACTTATATAGCTTTAAAATTCTCTGGATTCAAAAAGAACAAAGTTATTGGTCTTGGAAACCACCTGGATTCACTGAGATTTAAAAATTACATGGCAAGACACTTTAAAGTGCATGTAAGTGAAATTCACACCAGAATTATTGGTCAGCACGGCCCTCACATGGTTCCTCTTATCAGTTCAACTTCAATTGGAGGAATACCACTTGAATATTATTCTGCATTCGATTATTTTTCAGGTTACAAGCCTTTCAACTTAGAAAAAACCATAGGGAAAGTTAAAAATGCAGGAAGCTACATAATCGGCAAAAAAGGAGCCACAGAATATGGACCTGCCTTTGCCATTTCCAATATTATTACAACAATTTTAAACGATGAAAGGAAAATCTTGACTGTTAGCGCCTATCTTGAGGGAGAAATAGAGGGAATAAATGATGTTTGTCTTGGAGTTCCTGTTAAACTTGGAATAGATGGAATAGAAGGGATACTTCCAATAAAAATGTCTGATGAAGAAAGAAAAGCCTTCCTAAAAGCAGCTGAAGAAGTTAAAAAAAATACTGAAGTCATTAAGAATTACTTAGAAGAGTAA
- a CDS encoding HEAT repeat domain-containing protein has product MEREENVKRLIQNLKDDDEFVQAQNSDLLEEIGEPAVNDLIDALNDSDKNVRKGAARVLGKIGDKRAIEPLINSLRDSNKWVRRAASGALGNMGQNASEPLIKALNDDDWRVRGGAAWALGKIKDKKALNPLIKCLKDESGFVRSGAAYSLGELGDKSAEEPLKEALKDKSRFVRHVSENSLKKL; this is encoded by the coding sequence ATGGAAAGAGAAGAAAATGTTAAAAGGTTAATACAGAACTTAAAAGATGATGATGAGTTTGTACAGGCCCAAAATTCAGATCTACTTGAAGAAATAGGAGAACCTGCCGTAAATGATCTAATAGATGCTTTAAATGACAGTGACAAAAATGTTAGGAAAGGAGCTGCACGTGTTCTTGGAAAAATTGGGGATAAAAGAGCCATAGAACCACTTATAAATTCCTTAAGAGATTCAAATAAATGGGTTAGAAGAGCAGCATCAGGTGCTCTTGGGAACATGGGACAAAATGCATCCGAACCATTAATTAAAGCTTTAAATGATGATGATTGGCGCGTTAGAGGGGGAGCGGCATGGGCTCTTGGAAAAATCAAAGACAAAAAAGCCCTAAATCCCCTTATAAAATGCTTAAAAGACGAAAGTGGATTTGTAAGAAGTGGAGCTGCATATTCTCTTGGAGAATTAGGAGATAAAAGTGCTGAAGAGCCCCTAAAAGAAGCTTTGAAGGATAAAAGCAGATTTGTACGCCATGTATCTGAAAACTCTTTAAAAAAATTATGA
- a CDS encoding tetratricopeptide repeat protein yields MWEIFQSIGSIDKLKQKGSLQHYKKRLKKYQENEADILIDMGILCSNEEKYDESIKYLKQAQRTYYKLNYTEGRAFVFDLIGDVYLSMKEMDKALDYYKKSFQMYASIRSPLKSDELEKIREVEDIKEAIEIANAGKENAEISEEYSIEEVESSEQTSNPENYVECHLNYEKVNLKLEKILKLIRKKYKVKEISKEEYETGYIQKSIYDARDEGNGPKEMALFLVTGYYFMNEQKQYSALKRFKEAFKVARKTDDKKGQGFSLLLIGAVYYILSSKNKIYEVFKKSLEIFRDLKYKEGESAALELMNTLYNEDVCTDEEIISKV; encoded by the coding sequence ATGTGGGAAATATTTCAGTCCATTGGATCAATAGATAAACTGAAACAAAAAGGATCTCTTCAACACTATAAGAAAAGGCTCAAAAAATATCAAGAAAACGAGGCAGATATCCTGATAGATATGGGTATACTGTGTTCTAATGAAGAAAAATATGATGAATCCATTAAATATCTTAAACAAGCCCAAAGGACCTACTATAAATTGAATTATACCGAAGGAAGGGCATTTGTTTTCGATTTAATTGGTGATGTGTATCTGAGTATGAAAGAAATGGATAAAGCTTTAGATTATTACAAAAAATCATTTCAAATGTATGCATCAATAAGATCTCCCTTGAAATCAGATGAACTGGAAAAAATAAGAGAAGTTGAGGATATTAAAGAAGCTATTGAAATCGCTAATGCTGGTAAAGAAAATGCAGAAATTTCAGAAGAGTACTCAATTGAAGAAGTTGAATCCTCCGAACAAACATCAAATCCAGAAAATTATGTTGAATGTCATCTTAATTATGAAAAAGTTAATTTAAAGCTTGAAAAAATATTGAAATTAATCCGAAAAAAATATAAAGTCAAAGAAATTTCCAAAGAAGAATATGAAACGGGTTACATACAAAAATCAATATATGATGCTCGTGATGAAGGAAATGGCCCCAAAGAAATGGCTTTATTTTTAGTGACAGGTTATTATTTCATGAATGAACAAAAGCAATACAGTGCATTGAAAAGATTTAAAGAAGCATTCAAGGTTGCCAGAAAAACAGATGATAAAAAAGGTCAGGGATTTTCTCTTCTATTAATTGGAGCCGTATACTATATTTTAAGCAGTAAAAATAAGATTTATGAAGTATTTAAAAAATCCCTTGAAATATTTAGAGATTTAAAGTACAAAGAAGGAGAATCAGCTGCACTGGAACTTATGAATACACTGTATAATGAGGATGTATGTACCGATGAAGAGATAATCAGTAAAGTTTAA
- the aksF gene encoding homoisocitrate dehydrogenase yields MHNITVIPGDGIGKEVMGAALNVLDSLDINFNYTNANAGNECFEKTGTTIPDKTIKTAKKGDATLFGAVTTVPGQKSAIITLRKKLDLYVNIRPVKSYPGVKSLYNDLNFIILRENTEGLYSGIEEEIDGGATALRVITRKASERICKFAFQYAKKTGRSKVTAIHKANVLKKTDGLFKDTFYKIAENFSDIEAEDRYVDAAAMFFVIKPHIFDVIVTTNLFGDILSDEGAGLVGGLGLTPSANIGENHGLFEPVHGSAPNLAGKNIANPSAMILSTVMMLNYLREYEAAINVENALIQVLREGKVVTPDLGGTASTLEMAGEVRNKLECK; encoded by the coding sequence ATGCATAATATAACAGTCATACCTGGTGATGGCATTGGAAAAGAAGTTATGGGAGCAGCATTAAATGTTTTAGATTCATTGGATATTAATTTCAATTATACCAATGCCAACGCTGGAAATGAATGCTTTGAAAAAACTGGAACAACGATACCTGATAAAACCATAAAAACGGCAAAAAAAGGCGATGCAACACTTTTTGGGGCTGTTACAACAGTTCCGGGTCAAAAAAGCGCTATTATTACCTTGAGAAAAAAACTTGATTTATATGTTAATATTCGTCCAGTTAAGTCATATCCTGGCGTAAAAAGTCTCTATAATGATCTTAACTTCATAATTTTGAGAGAAAATACAGAAGGGCTTTATTCTGGCATTGAAGAAGAAATAGATGGTGGAGCTACAGCTTTAAGGGTAATTACAAGGAAGGCAAGTGAAAGAATCTGTAAATTCGCCTTCCAGTACGCAAAAAAAACAGGCAGGAGTAAAGTTACAGCAATTCATAAGGCTAATGTTTTGAAAAAAACTGATGGGTTGTTTAAAGACACTTTTTATAAAATAGCTGAAAATTTCAGTGATATCGAGGCTGAAGACCGTTATGTAGATGCTGCTGCCATGTTTTTCGTTATAAAACCCCATATATTTGATGTAATTGTTACTACAAACCTTTTTGGCGATATACTTTCAGATGAAGGCGCAGGACTTGTGGGCGGATTGGGTTTAACTCCTTCTGCAAATATTGGAGAAAATCATGGTTTATTTGAACCAGTACATGGATCTGCACCAAATCTAGCGGGTAAAAATATTGCAAATCCTTCTGCAATGATATTGTCTACAGTAATGATGCTTAATTACCTCAGAGAATATGAAGCGGCGATAAACGTTGAAAATGCTTTAATTCAAGTTTTGAGGGAGGGAAAAGTAGTAACTCCGGATTTAGGGGGGACTGCTTCTACATTAGAAATGGCAGGTGAAGTTAGGAATAAATTAGAATGTAAATAA
- the fbp gene encoding fructose-1,6-bisphosphate aldolase/phosphatase encodes MKTTISVIKADVGSVAGHGLAHPALLAKCEELLGKAKEEELLIDYHVTNCGDDTELIMTHKQGEENEEIHNLAWNAFLEATAVAKELKLYGAGQDLLSDTFSGNIKGMGPGVAEMEFKERESDPVVVFCCDKTEPGAFNMPLFKMFADPFTTAGLVIDPSLHGGFEFEIFDVMEHKKVTMTCPDEMYDLLALLGTISRYVIKRIRRRSDNEIAAAVSTERLNLMAGKYVGKDDPVAIVRSQSGFPAAGEVVEPFAFPHLVGGWMRGSHNGPLMPVAQKNAYPVRFDGPPRVMALGFQIANGELVGPADMFDDPAYDRSRALASDIAEYMRRHGPFEPHRLPADEMEYTTLPGVMEKLSERFEDIE; translated from the coding sequence ATGAAAACTACAATTAGTGTAATTAAAGCAGACGTTGGAAGTGTTGCAGGACATGGATTAGCCCATCCAGCATTACTTGCAAAATGTGAAGAACTTCTTGGAAAGGCTAAGGAAGAGGAATTACTTATAGACTATCACGTAACTAACTGTGGTGACGATACAGAACTCATAATGACCCACAAACAGGGCGAAGAAAACGAAGAAATACACAACTTGGCATGGAACGCATTTTTAGAAGCAACAGCAGTGGCAAAAGAACTGAAACTTTATGGTGCGGGCCAGGACCTTTTATCTGACACATTCTCAGGAAACATCAAAGGGATGGGGCCGGGAGTAGCTGAAATGGAATTTAAAGAAAGAGAAAGCGACCCAGTAGTTGTCTTCTGCTGTGATAAGACAGAACCTGGTGCATTTAACATGCCTCTGTTTAAAATGTTTGCAGACCCATTTACAACAGCAGGACTTGTAATTGACCCATCACTCCATGGTGGTTTTGAATTTGAAATATTCGATGTAATGGAACACAAAAAAGTAACAATGACCTGTCCCGACGAAATGTACGATTTACTTGCACTTTTAGGTACAATAAGCAGATACGTCATAAAACGTATAAGAAGAAGAAGCGACAACGAAATAGCAGCAGCAGTAAGTACAGAAAGACTAAACCTCATGGCAGGCAAATACGTTGGTAAAGACGACCCTGTAGCAATTGTAAGATCACAATCAGGATTCCCGGCAGCAGGGGAAGTAGTTGAGCCATTCGCATTCCCACACCTGGTTGGTGGATGGATGAGAGGTTCACACAACGGTCCATTAATGCCTGTAGCACAGAAAAATGCATATCCAGTAAGATTTGATGGACCTCCACGAGTAATGGCTCTTGGATTCCAGATAGCTAATGGTGAATTAGTGGGACCTGCAGACATGTTCGATGACCCGGCATATGACAGATCAAGGGCTCTTGCATCAGATATCGCTGAATACATGAGAAGACATGGTCCATTTGAGCCCCACAGGCTTCCAGCTGATGAAATGGAATACACAACACTCCCTGGGGTCATGGAAAAATTATCAGAAAGATTTGAGGATATTGAATAA
- a CDS encoding DUF6282 family protein, with product MVNKSHMLKNFIDTHLHTAPDIKPRILNDIEAAHDAKNERMHAIVLKSHVESTVSRAKIAENISGFKVIGGICLNSSIGGLNPEAVEVTAELGGKIVWFPTLSAPKIDINFENTEKILNLIAENDLVLATGHLKPAQIFLLLDYANSAGIKRILINHPLTGVVGASIEEQKEMSRYAYLEHCFVACMEKHDNLDPEVIADAIKELSPKKCIMATDFGQAHNPLPVEGMKMFVNSMLDKGIKKLDINKMCVENPSKLFLE from the coding sequence ATGGTAAATAAAAGCCATATGCTGAAAAATTTTATAGATACACATCTTCATACTGCTCCAGATATCAAACCAAGGATTTTAAATGATATTGAAGCTGCTCATGATGCAAAAAATGAGAGAATGCATGCAATTGTCCTTAAATCTCATGTTGAATCCACTGTAAGCAGGGCTAAAATTGCAGAAAATATAAGTGGATTTAAAGTGATTGGTGGAATATGTCTAAATTCAAGCATAGGCGGACTAAACCCCGAAGCAGTTGAAGTAACAGCAGAACTTGGAGGAAAAATAGTATGGTTTCCAACACTTTCTGCCCCTAAAATAGATATAAATTTTGAAAATACTGAAAAAATTCTTAATTTAATTGCAGAAAACGATTTAGTCCTTGCTACAGGCCATTTAAAGCCTGCTCAAATATTTTTATTGCTTGATTATGCAAATAGTGCAGGAATTAAAAGGATATTAATTAATCATCCTTTAACAGGTGTTGTTGGTGCCAGTATTGAAGAGCAAAAAGAAATGTCCAGATATGCCTATTTAGAACATTGCTTTGTTGCCTGTATGGAAAAGCATGATAATTTAGATCCAGAAGTAATTGCAGATGCAATAAAAGAATTAAGTCCAAAAAAATGTATTATGGCAACTGATTTCGGGCAAGCCCATAATCCACTACCTGTAGAAGGTATGAAAATGTTTGTAAATTCTATGCTTGATAAAGGAATTAAAAAATTAGATATAAATAAAATGTGCGTTGAAAATCCTTCTAAATTGTTTTTAGAATAA
- a CDS encoding FumA C-terminus/TtdB family hydratase beta subunit, whose translation MNKKLKTPISKDDIKKLNSGDIVYISGTIYTARDRAHQRILDEGSPVDLKGAVIFHAGPIIQHSNEKNDYKMIAVGPTTSTRMNPYEPDVLKLGVSAIIGKGGMDKGTEDALIENDAVYLAAVGGCAALYVKSILEVKGVNWIDLGVPEAIWELEVKDFGPLVVAMDSHGNNLYEEVKKKINA comes from the coding sequence ATGAACAAAAAACTTAAAACCCCAATTTCAAAAGATGACATTAAAAAATTGAATTCCGGAGACATCGTATATATTTCAGGTACCATTTATACCGCAAGGGACAGAGCGCATCAACGAATTTTAGATGAAGGTTCGCCAGTAGATCTTAAGGGGGCGGTTATCTTTCATGCAGGGCCAATAATACAGCATTCAAATGAAAAAAATGATTACAAAATGATAGCTGTAGGGCCCACAACAAGTACAAGGATGAATCCATACGAACCAGATGTTCTGAAGCTAGGAGTAAGTGCCATAATTGGAAAAGGAGGTATGGATAAAGGAACTGAAGATGCTTTAATTGAAAATGATGCCGTATATCTTGCTGCAGTAGGGGGATGTGCAGCTTTATATGTTAAATCAATTTTAGAAGTTAAAGGCGTTAACTGGATTGATTTAGGAGTTCCTGAAGCCATCTGGGAGCTTGAAGTTAAAGATTTTGGACCTCTTGTTGTGGCAATGGATTCCCATGGCAATAATCTGTATGAAGAAGTTAAGAAGAAGATTAATGCTTAA
- a CDS encoding DUF2070 family protein: MSNVNKLVGLTKYIMTLPSTRVSLFSMVFLSFIIGCIVSLMEPAATDSILRSIVYGGSTGFLIFGITSIMGGGLTQPLINSFNGRHMKMKQSMFLAFVSMMIVGIIYILGSVATLFSSYNYNYTLDSLIFGTVIIFAFRTIVLWGTSNINLLKSIGVSVIQPALILSMLMVIVSLTSLTTNIGNFSFIALLFKILIASLILMFAIYSFVAVLESPMRRNLGIGGLELLSLAIAHITEGSKAMEALFDDMGEPIDTLIGILSFKNKNGTKAIFLTPSIHPGPIGNIGGGNMPTILANKFDTFTMVSHGPSTHDFNPVSSKELDKVEKIIRNALKDFKYSNSASKFYRVQNGDAKIGFQSFNDNLLMLATFAPRGFDDMDFGIGLALTNLAKANCDVENVMIVDCHNCFKEEGRILPGNKEVFELMGAVEKIKTPKKENGIKVGCAGDPLDNLSKEDGIGQSGVKVMVVEVVSQKTAYILLDSNNMVDGFREKIIEEVQKLSVDCAEVMTSDTHFVNTLSGGHNPVGSKKRDELIDSIVSCTKNALNDLEDVSVAAKVCNIEDLKTMGPTTATELVSTISSIIAVSRIFAPLIFLLAIMSVFIWLFYWAF, translated from the coding sequence ATGTCCAATGTAAATAAACTGGTGGGTCTTACCAAATACATCATGACCCTCCCATCAACGAGGGTATCACTTTTCAGCATGGTATTTTTAAGCTTTATAATAGGTTGTATTGTATCTTTAATGGAACCAGCAGCAACAGATTCTATACTACGCAGTATTGTCTACGGCGGTTCTACAGGATTTTTAATATTCGGAATAACTTCTATAATGGGAGGGGGTCTAACTCAGCCACTAATAAATTCATTCAATGGTAGACACATGAAGATGAAACAATCAATGTTTCTAGCTTTTGTCTCTATGATGATTGTAGGCATAATTTATATATTGGGAAGTGTTGCAACCCTCTTTTCCTCTTACAATTATAATTATACCCTTGATTCTCTAATATTTGGTACAGTTATTATATTTGCATTCAGAACTATTGTTTTATGGGGAACATCCAATATTAACCTTTTAAAGTCAATTGGGGTATCTGTAATTCAACCAGCGCTTATTCTTAGCATGCTAATGGTTATAGTATCTTTGACCAGTTTAACCACAAATATAGGTAATTTCAGTTTTATAGCCCTGCTCTTTAAAATATTAATAGCATCATTAATACTTATGTTCGCTATTTATTCTTTTGTAGCAGTTTTAGAGTCCCCTATGAGGAGAAACCTGGGGATAGGTGGCCTTGAACTTTTAAGCCTGGCAATAGCCCATATTACAGAGGGTTCTAAAGCAATGGAAGCATTATTTGATGATATGGGAGAACCGATAGACACATTAATTGGAATATTGAGCTTTAAAAATAAAAATGGTACTAAAGCTATTTTTTTAACTCCATCCATCCATCCCGGGCCAATAGGAAATATTGGTGGAGGGAACATGCCCACAATTCTTGCAAATAAATTTGATACATTTACCATGGTCTCTCATGGACCTTCAACCCATGACTTTAATCCTGTATCTTCAAAAGAACTGGATAAAGTAGAAAAAATCATTAGAAACGCATTAAAAGACTTTAAATACTCTAACAGCGCCAGTAAATTTTATAGGGTTCAGAATGGAGATGCAAAGATTGGATTTCAATCTTTTAATGATAATTTGTTAATGCTTGCCACATTTGCTCCGAGGGGATTCGATGATATGGATTTTGGTATTGGACTTGCACTTACAAACTTAGCTAAAGCAAACTGTGATGTAGAAAATGTCATGATTGTAGACTGCCATAATTGTTTTAAAGAAGAGGGAAGGATTTTACCAGGAAATAAAGAAGTATTTGAACTTATGGGTGCAGTTGAAAAAATTAAAACACCCAAAAAGGAAAATGGAATTAAGGTAGGTTGTGCCGGTGACCCGCTTGATAATCTGTCTAAAGAAGATGGTATTGGCCAAAGTGGAGTAAAAGTCATGGTTGTTGAGGTAGTGAGTCAAAAGACAGCATATATACTTCTGGATTCAAATAATATGGTTGATGGTTTCAGGGAAAAAATAATAGAAGAAGTTCAGAAGTTAAGCGTGGATTGTGCGGAAGTAATGACTTCAGATACCCATTTTGTAAATACACTTTCTGGAGGTCATAATCCTGTTGGAAGTAAAAAACGGGATGAACTAATAGATTCCATTGTCAGTTGCACAAAAAATGCTTTAAATGATCTAGAAGATGTTTCTGTTGCTGCTAAAGTATGTAATATTGAAGATCTAAAAACTATGGGTCCAACAACTGCAACAGAACTTGTATCCACAATAAGCTCAATAATAGCAGTAAGCCGAATATTTGCACCGTTAATATTTTTACTGGCTATTATGTCAGTATTTATATGGCTCTTTTACTGGGCATTTTAA